One Vicinamibacterales bacterium DNA segment encodes these proteins:
- a CDS encoding type II toxin-antitoxin system VapC family toxin: protein MIEYTLDTNACIALINGSSVPVRRRFKETLAEGSVVCISTVAIHELWYGVAKSARRDYNTERVQAFLAGPIQVLPFDDADARAAGEVRALLEQERRAIGAYDSLLAGQAARRGITLVTANVREFERVDGLLWEDWSQSRP, encoded by the coding sequence GTGATCGAATACACGCTCGACACCAACGCCTGCATCGCATTGATCAACGGGTCGTCCGTGCCCGTTCGACGCCGGTTCAAAGAGACCCTGGCCGAAGGATCGGTGGTGTGTATCTCGACGGTGGCCATCCACGAGCTGTGGTACGGCGTCGCCAAGAGCGCGAGGCGCGACTACAACACCGAGCGGGTGCAGGCGTTTCTCGCGGGTCCCATCCAGGTGCTGCCGTTCGATGATGCCGACGCCCGTGCCGCCGGAGAGGTGCGCGCGTTGCTGGAACAGGAACGCCGTGCCATCGGTGCGTACGACTCGCTTCTCGCCGGACAGGCAGCGCGGCGTGGGATCACCCTGGTCACCGCTAACGTCCGCGAGTTCGAGCGGGTGGACGGTCTGCTGTGGGAAGACTGGTCGCAATCGCGGCCCTGA
- a CDS encoding antitoxin has protein sequence MSKLAKLFLNGRSQAVRLPLEFRFPGTEVRVTRQGRGVLLEPVVSNVDDWFADLDRYAVEPFMPEGRNQPAAPPRTDFP, from the coding sequence GTGAGTAAACTCGCCAAGCTCTTTCTGAACGGTCGCAGTCAGGCGGTGCGCCTGCCGCTGGAATTCCGCTTCCCTGGCACTGAAGTACGGGTCACGCGGCAAGGCCGCGGGGTGTTGCTCGAGCCGGTGGTGTCGAACGTGGACGACTGGTTTGCCGATCTCGACCGCTACGCCGTTGAGCCCTTCATGCCCGAGGGCCGCAATCAGCCGGCGGCGCCGCCGCGCACCGACTTCCCGTGA
- a CDS encoding tRNA-dihydrouridine synthase family protein, whose protein sequence is MTLFSGREPVLALAPMQDVTDGAFWTLVHRYGGADVYWTEYFRVHSTSTPEKRILDDITTNTTGRPVIAQLIGNDIPALIRTAKVLQQLPVAAIDLNLGCPAPIVYRKCAGGGLLREPDRIDAILGALRDAIHIKFTVKTRLGFSAVEEFDRLLPIFARHSLDALTVHARTVAQSYRLPVHYDRIRQAAEAMSCPVIANGHVYSAAQAQDLLTRTGARGLMIGRGVIRSPWLFNQIRQQLRGETVTVPTGREVGDYIRALWDSQAGFDRPEQVQCERMKKFLNYLGEGVPGSFLHQIRRTQTAGEFHRICREFLDHDEPMAMLPAELTTAPDRQLSVIDPYSRP, encoded by the coding sequence GTGACGCTGTTCTCGGGCCGCGAGCCAGTGCTGGCGCTGGCGCCGATGCAGGACGTCACCGACGGCGCGTTCTGGACGCTCGTCCATCGTTACGGTGGCGCCGATGTCTACTGGACGGAGTACTTCCGTGTGCACTCGACGTCGACGCCGGAGAAGCGGATTCTCGACGACATCACCACGAACACCACTGGCCGGCCGGTGATTGCCCAGCTGATCGGCAACGACATCCCGGCGCTCATCCGCACGGCGAAGGTCCTCCAGCAGTTGCCGGTGGCCGCCATCGACCTGAACCTCGGCTGCCCGGCGCCCATCGTCTACCGGAAATGCGCCGGGGGCGGGCTGCTGCGCGAGCCCGACCGCATCGATGCCATCCTGGGCGCCCTGCGGGATGCGATCCACATCAAATTCACGGTGAAGACGCGGCTGGGCTTTTCGGCGGTGGAGGAGTTCGATCGGCTGCTGCCCATCTTCGCCCGGCACTCGCTCGATGCCCTGACGGTGCACGCGCGAACGGTGGCGCAGTCGTACCGGCTGCCCGTGCATTACGACCGCATCCGGCAGGCCGCCGAGGCCATGTCGTGTCCGGTGATTGCGAACGGGCACGTCTACTCGGCGGCCCAGGCGCAGGACCTGCTGACGCGCACCGGCGCTCGCGGCCTGATGATTGGGCGCGGCGTGATCCGCAGCCCATGGCTGTTCAACCAGATCCGCCAGCAGCTGCGCGGCGAGACCGTGACCGTGCCGACGGGGCGCGAGGTCGGGGACTACATTCGCGCCCTGTGGGACTCGCAGGCCGGTTTCGACAGGCCCGAACAGGTGCAATGCGAGCGGATGAAGAAGTTCCTCAACTATCTCGGCGAAGGCGTGCCGGGGTCCTTCCTGCATCAGATCCGCCGCACGCAGACCGCCGGCGAGTTCCACCGGATCTGCAGGGAATTCCTCGACCACGACGAGCCGATGGCCATGTTGCCGGCGGAGCTGACGACGGCCCCCGATCGTCAACTATCGGTGATCGACCCCTACTCACGGCCATAA
- the pepT gene encoding peptidase T produces the protein MTTGTSKPSPVLERFLRYVTYDTQSREGASTYPSTPGQLVLLRDLVAELRAMGVADAELDEHGYVTATIPATTRKPDVPVIGFIAHVDTSPEMSGAGVKPVVHRAYDGRDLVLPDDASAVLRVADTPYLGECLDHDIVTASGTTLLGADNKSGVAEIMTAAERLMTHPEIPHGAIRIAFTPDEEVGQGTKYFDVARFGARYAYTMDGGPRGELEFESFSADAITITFRGFNTHPGYAKGHMVNAIKLAARFIERLPADRLSPETTDGRAGFVHPYVVEAGVDRTSVKLLVRDFVTAGLAEKEAWLRALAADVAGGVAGATFEAVVEESYRNMREVIDQHPLVVAHAREAIARAGLAVRERPIRGGTDGSRLSFMGLPTPNLFAGEQNFHSRLEWVSVQDMEKAVDVIVEVAKVWEEHAG, from the coding sequence TTGACGACAGGGACGTCCAAGCCGAGCCCGGTACTCGAACGCTTTCTCCGCTACGTCACCTACGACACGCAGTCTCGAGAAGGCGCGAGCACCTACCCCAGCACGCCCGGTCAGCTCGTCCTGCTTCGCGACCTGGTCGCCGAGTTGCGGGCGATGGGGGTCGCCGACGCCGAGCTCGACGAGCACGGCTACGTGACGGCCACCATCCCCGCGACCACGAGAAAGCCGGACGTGCCGGTCATCGGGTTCATCGCCCATGTCGACACCTCGCCCGAGATGAGCGGCGCCGGCGTGAAGCCGGTGGTTCACCGCGCCTACGACGGGCGCGACCTGGTGCTTCCCGACGACGCCTCGGCGGTGCTGCGGGTGGCCGACACGCCGTATCTCGGCGAGTGCCTGGACCACGACATCGTCACCGCATCCGGCACGACGCTGCTCGGGGCGGACAACAAGAGCGGCGTCGCCGAGATCATGACCGCGGCCGAACGGCTGATGACGCACCCGGAGATTCCGCATGGCGCCATCCGCATCGCCTTCACGCCGGACGAGGAAGTGGGGCAGGGGACGAAGTACTTCGACGTCGCCCGCTTCGGCGCGCGCTACGCCTACACCATGGACGGCGGCCCGCGTGGCGAGCTGGAGTTCGAGAGCTTCTCGGCCGACGCCATCACCATCACGTTCCGCGGCTTCAACACGCACCCGGGCTACGCCAAGGGGCACATGGTGAATGCCATCAAGCTGGCGGCGCGGTTCATCGAGCGGTTGCCCGCCGACCGGCTGTCGCCGGAAACGACCGACGGCCGCGCCGGGTTCGTTCACCCGTATGTCGTCGAGGCCGGCGTTGATCGCACGTCCGTCAAGCTGCTGGTCCGCGACTTCGTGACGGCGGGCCTGGCCGAGAAGGAGGCGTGGCTTCGCGCGCTGGCCGCGGACGTGGCCGGCGGCGTGGCGGGCGCCACGTTCGAGGCGGTGGTCGAGGAGTCATATCGCAACATGCGCGAGGTGATTGACCAGCACCCGCTGGTGGTCGCGCATGCGCGCGAAGCGATTGCGCGGGCCGGCCTCGCCGTCCGCGAGCGCCCCATTCGCGGCGGCACCGACGGATCACGGTTGTCGTTCATGGGGCTGCCGACGCCGAACCTCTTCGCCGGTGAGCAGAACTTCCATTCCCGTCTCGAGTGGGTCTCGGTGCAGGACATGGAGAAGGCGGTTGACGTGATCGTGGAGGTGGCGAAGGTGTGGGAGGAGCACGCAGGGTGA
- a CDS encoding hemolysin family protein, translating into MVIATELIVIFILILANGVFAMSEIAVVAAKKVRLQQRAEDGDERAKSALALAHDPNQFLATVQVGITMVGVLAGAYGGATLAEKLAVPIAQVAVLAPYAEIIALGLVVAAITYLSLIIGELVPKRIGLNNPEAIASWVAGPMIALSRIGAPAVALLTASTNLVLRIFGIKGNAEPNLTEDEIKALISQGAETGAVGAAEENIVQRVFQLGDQRVAAIMTPRPDIEWIDVDASEEELREFLASHSHTQFVVCHGGLDEVLGIVRSADLLPMAFRGVNIDLRTLTREALFVPDSMPAVQLLESFRGSHKHVALVMDEYGAVEGLVTVTDLLTAIVGELPGDAAEAVGEFVARADGSWLVDGSASMETVSTHFALDPLPEEEAGAYHTIGGFVMARLGRVPKAADHFEWGGMQFEVIDMDGRRIDKVLVMKARREGMA; encoded by the coding sequence TTGGTCATCGCCACCGAACTCATCGTCATCTTCATCCTGATCCTCGCCAACGGCGTGTTCGCCATGTCTGAAATCGCCGTCGTGGCGGCCAAGAAGGTGCGGCTGCAGCAACGCGCCGAAGACGGCGACGAGCGCGCCAAGTCGGCGCTCGCGCTGGCCCACGATCCCAACCAGTTCCTCGCCACCGTGCAGGTCGGGATCACCATGGTCGGCGTGCTCGCCGGCGCCTACGGCGGCGCGACCCTGGCTGAAAAGCTCGCCGTGCCGATCGCGCAGGTCGCGGTGCTCGCGCCCTATGCCGAGATCATCGCCCTTGGCCTGGTCGTCGCGGCCATCACCTACCTGTCGCTGATCATCGGCGAGCTGGTGCCCAAGCGCATCGGCCTGAACAATCCCGAGGCGATTGCCTCGTGGGTGGCCGGGCCGATGATCGCGCTGTCGCGCATTGGCGCGCCGGCGGTGGCGCTGCTGACGGCGTCCACCAACCTGGTGCTGCGCATCTTCGGCATCAAGGGCAACGCCGAGCCGAACCTCACCGAAGACGAGATCAAGGCGCTGATCAGCCAGGGCGCGGAGACCGGCGCGGTCGGCGCCGCCGAAGAGAACATCGTCCAGCGGGTGTTCCAGCTCGGCGACCAGCGGGTGGCCGCGATCATGACGCCGCGCCCCGACATCGAATGGATCGACGTCGATGCCAGCGAGGAGGAACTGCGCGAGTTCCTGGCCTCCCACTCGCACACGCAGTTCGTGGTGTGCCACGGCGGCCTCGACGAAGTGCTCGGCATCGTCCGCTCCGCCGACCTGCTGCCGATGGCGTTCCGGGGCGTGAACATCGACCTGCGCACGCTGACGCGCGAGGCGCTGTTCGTGCCCGATTCGATGCCGGCGGTGCAGCTGCTCGAGTCGTTTCGCGGATCGCACAAGCACGTGGCGCTGGTGATGGATGAGTACGGCGCCGTCGAAGGCCTGGTTACCGTCACCGACCTGTTGACGGCCATCGTCGGCGAGCTGCCCGGGGACGCGGCCGAGGCGGTGGGGGAGTTCGTGGCTCGCGCCGACGGCTCGTGGCTGGTCGATGGGTCCGCCTCGATGGAGACGGTCTCGACCCATTTCGCGCTCGACCCCCTTCCCGAAGAAGAAGCCGGCGCGTATCACACCATCGGCGGCTTCGTGATGGCGCGCCTTGGCCGCGTGCCGAAGGCCGCCGACCACTTCGAGTGGGGCGGGATGCAGTTCGAGGTGATCGACATGGACGGCCGCCGCATCGACAAGGTGCTGGTCATGAAGGCGCGGCGGGAGGGCATGGCTTGA
- a CDS encoding ABC transporter ATP-binding protein: protein MLTLTNVRKTFGTTVAVDGLSLSVRKGELFGLLGPNGAGKSTSVSLAVGLLTPDSGTVVIDGLGNPADPAVRQHIGVAPQALALYDLMSAQENLRFFGEVYGLSGAALSKRVAWCLDFVGLTERKNDGVGTYSGGMKRRLNLAAALVHDPELLLLDEPTVGVDPQSRNKIFENIEALHGEGRTVIYTTHYMEEAERLCQRIAIVDAGKLLGLGTLPELLATQGGPATLVVTTNGAEHRVQTADPLAELNRLAAKAPIDAFQMERPTLEQVFLHLTGRSLRD, encoded by the coding sequence ATGCTCACCCTGACCAACGTCCGTAAGACCTTTGGAACCACCGTGGCGGTCGATGGCCTTTCGCTCTCGGTTCGCAAGGGCGAGTTGTTCGGCCTGCTGGGCCCCAACGGCGCCGGCAAGAGCACCAGCGTCAGCCTGGCCGTGGGCCTGCTCACCCCCGACAGCGGCACCGTCGTCATCGACGGGCTCGGCAACCCGGCCGACCCCGCGGTGCGCCAGCACATTGGCGTCGCCCCGCAGGCGCTCGCGCTCTACGACCTGATGAGCGCGCAAGAGAACCTGCGCTTCTTCGGCGAGGTCTACGGCCTCTCCGGCGCGGCGCTGTCGAAGCGGGTGGCGTGGTGCCTGGACTTCGTCGGCCTCACCGAGCGCAAGAACGACGGCGTCGGCACCTACTCGGGCGGCATGAAGCGGCGCCTGAACCTGGCGGCGGCGCTCGTGCACGACCCGGAATTGCTGTTGCTGGATGAGCCGACGGTGGGCGTCGATCCGCAGTCGCGCAACAAGATCTTCGAGAACATCGAGGCGCTGCACGGCGAAGGCCGCACCGTGATCTACACGACGCACTACATGGAGGAAGCCGAGCGGCTGTGCCAGCGCATCGCGATCGTCGATGCCGGCAAGCTGCTCGGACTCGGCACGCTGCCGGAACTGCTCGCCACGCAGGGTGGCCCCGCCACGCTCGTCGTCACCACCAACGGCGCCGAGCATCGCGTGCAAACAGCAGATCCGCTGGCGGAACTCAATCGCCTCGCGGCGAAGGCGCCGATCGACGCCTTCCAGATGGAACGCCCCACGCTCGAGCAGGTGTTCCTGCACCTGACCGGCCGCAGCCTCCGAGACTGA
- a CDS encoding ABC transporter permease, which translates to MSKIISLALKDLRLMPRSKGGMFFTFAWPIIVTVLFGFAFGGNSSGEQSRVRIAVVDEDNSDGSRQFLKEIEQSFELTPMARAEAETAVRLGQRTGYVAVKAGFGRASERMFYGTPREVEIGVDPARKAEAGMIEGLLMKHGAEGMQKVFTDPAASTQMVDRALADLKAAPAAAGRAAPVERFLGEVKTFVNTPAAPGDPGAPRDQWQPLKVTSKPIARERRGPANAFDVTFPQGVIWGLIGCVMTFGISLVTERTHGTLVRLRMAPLTRAQILGGKALACFVSIMAVELVLLGVALALGVRPSSMAMLGLAGVSAAICFVGFMMLIASLGKTEQTASGAAWAILMPLSVFGGAMVPQFVMPQWMQAIGVISPIRWAILAIEGGVWRQFTLNEMALPCAVLIFVGIACFAVGTRGLRES; encoded by the coding sequence ATGTCCAAGATCATTTCGCTCGCCCTCAAGGATCTTCGCCTCATGCCGCGCAGCAAGGGCGGCATGTTCTTCACGTTCGCGTGGCCGATCATCGTGACCGTGCTGTTTGGCTTCGCCTTCGGCGGCAACAGCAGCGGCGAACAATCGCGGGTGCGCATCGCCGTGGTCGATGAAGACAACAGCGATGGCTCGCGCCAGTTCCTGAAGGAGATCGAACAGTCGTTCGAGCTCACGCCGATGGCGCGGGCCGAGGCCGAAACTGCCGTGCGCCTGGGTCAGCGGACCGGCTACGTCGCCGTGAAGGCGGGCTTCGGGCGCGCCTCGGAGCGGATGTTCTACGGCACGCCGAGGGAAGTGGAGATCGGCGTCGACCCGGCGCGGAAGGCGGAAGCCGGGATGATCGAAGGGCTGCTGATGAAGCACGGCGCCGAGGGCATGCAGAAGGTGTTCACCGATCCCGCTGCCTCGACGCAAATGGTGGACCGGGCGCTGGCCGACTTGAAGGCGGCCCCCGCCGCGGCCGGCCGGGCGGCGCCGGTCGAGCGCTTTCTCGGCGAGGTCAAGACGTTCGTGAACACGCCGGCGGCGCCGGGCGACCCTGGCGCGCCGCGGGACCAGTGGCAGCCGCTCAAGGTCACGTCGAAGCCGATCGCGCGCGAACGGCGCGGGCCCGCGAACGCGTTCGACGTGACGTTCCCGCAAGGCGTGATCTGGGGCCTGATCGGCTGCGTCATGACGTTCGGCATCAGCCTGGTCACCGAGCGCACGCACGGCACGCTGGTGCGGCTGCGGATGGCGCCCCTGACACGCGCGCAAATCCTCGGCGGCAAGGCGCTCGCCTGCTTCGTCTCGATCATGGCCGTGGAGCTGGTGCTGCTCGGCGTGGCCCTCGCCCTCGGCGTGCGGCCCTCGTCCATGGCCATGCTGGGTCTGGCCGGGGTGTCGGCGGCCATCTGCTTCGTGGGCTTCATGATGCTGATCGCGAGCCTCGGCAAGACCGAGCAGACGGCGTCGGGCGCGGCCTGGGCGATCCTGATGCCGCTGTCGGTGTTCGGCGGCGCCATGGTGCCGCAATTCGTGATGCCGCAGTGGATGCAGGCGATCGGCGTGATCAGCCCGATCCGGTGGGCGATTCTCGCGATTGAAGGCGGGGTGTGGCGGCAGTTCACGCTGAACGAGATGGCGCTGCCGTGCGCGGTCCTGATTTTTGTGGGGATCGCGTGCTTCGCCGTGGGCACGCGGGGCCTGCGGGAAAGCTAG
- a CDS encoding rhomboid family intramembrane serine protease has translation MFKRKTEGSVICSSCGVLVGVNDGTCYNCGRRNPGLWGFGPALRSLGNDLGFVHIVTGGTIILYVLSLVLSRDGIQVGLSPSTQMLILLGASGAFPVVALGRWWTFLTAGWLHGGILHIFFNVLWIRNLAPEIANLYGPGRMIIIYTVSGITGFGLSTALFLLPVRIPFLGGANVTVGASAAIFGLLGALVHYGKRTGSSHIGQSGLQYALFMGVMGFIMPGIDNSAHLGGFAGGYLASMILDPLKPERVDHLAVAVVCLLVTFIAIVASVITALPYFQ, from the coding sequence ATGTTCAAGCGGAAAACCGAGGGGTCCGTCATCTGCTCGTCGTGCGGCGTGCTGGTGGGCGTCAACGACGGCACTTGCTACAACTGCGGGCGGCGCAACCCCGGCCTCTGGGGTTTCGGCCCCGCGCTCCGCAGCCTCGGCAACGACCTCGGCTTCGTCCACATTGTCACCGGCGGCACGATCATCCTTTACGTGCTGTCGCTGGTCCTCTCGCGGGATGGCATCCAGGTGGGGCTGTCACCCTCCACGCAGATGCTCATCCTGCTCGGCGCGAGCGGCGCCTTCCCAGTGGTCGCGCTCGGGCGCTGGTGGACCTTCCTCACGGCGGGCTGGCTGCACGGCGGCATCCTCCACATCTTTTTCAACGTGCTGTGGATCCGCAACCTCGCACCCGAGATTGCGAACCTGTATGGCCCTGGACGGATGATCATCATCTACACCGTCTCGGGCATCACCGGCTTCGGGTTGAGCACGGCCTTGTTCCTCCTGCCCGTCCGGATCCCGTTTCTAGGTGGCGCCAACGTGACCGTGGGCGCATCGGCCGCCATCTTCGGACTGCTGGGCGCGCTGGTGCACTACGGCAAGCGCACGGGCAGCAGCCACATCGGCCAGTCGGGCCTGCAGTACGCGCTGTTCATGGGCGTGATGGGGTTCATCATGCCGGGCATCGACAACAGCGCCCATCTGGGTGGCTTTGCCGGCGGCTACCTCGCATCGATGATTCTCGATCCCCTCAAGCCGGAACGCGTCGATCATCTCGCCGTCGCGGTGGTCTGCCTGCTCGTCACGTTCATCGCCATCGTCGCGTCGGTCATCACGGCACTGCCGTACTTCCAGTAA
- a CDS encoding TonB-dependent receptor — MTFRTALVASALLLIVGISTAAAQQTGEIFGRAADRSGAVLPGVTVTVAGSALIQPRVSVTSETGSYRVPELPIGTYTVTFELPGFRTMVMQDIRVTIGFRAQVNGSLELSSVQETVTVTGESPLVDTRETGTKTSFDLETMQNIPSARDPWVMLERTPGITMDRSNVGGSQSGQQSGYISRGASTGNNKWSIDGVDITDMSATGASPIYYDFDMLEEMQITTGGADVTQQTGGVGINLVMKSGTDKFKGSARYYNTDEKFQADNVDDEIRADGAGSGAPIQNIQDRGFEVGGPIKAGKAWYWGSYGAQNIKVGVVGFYKNDPACGPPRPTETDAVRACLQTDLTELNNYNWKLQYVPFTNNKLTFQNTWAEKVRNARDGSVTRPVETTFRQKAVSSDFGAFGWITGPSPFWKASDQHVFSDRLLMDVMWSHLGNNFALDFHEDSLRDVQAAFETSTGGWSRSYQSSSFLRPTNSFDVTSSYFLPNSMGGDHAFKIGYRWRSAHTKSLNHRGGFVDARFTNGVANSADLWRDGNAIAHLDTHAVYLQDTFTKGRVTLNLGFRFDRQDDTAIAADVPNNPLAPTQLPAISFPGADADVTWNDFSPRVGMTYDFTGDGKTVGSASYAAYYGQMAPGQLSSVLAATGAIFVRYPWTDANGDKFVSANELDFNTILSRSAAYDPANPGNFRTAGTVDPNVKNDQTREFIVGIDRQIGNVMAVGASYIWRKYDRFLWNDRTNWTSANYRSVAYTPTGCPADGRCEPITYYEPSSALPAPFQYTNVPDRWRDFNGFELTFAKRMSNRWSMNASYAYNDAVDVWDSPASYEDPTCTVASCPGEQVYAPEAGGSGIDNVFVNAKSLVKVSGTYALPYGINVAGSVNSRQGYPFPAAIRTPNRANSGGQADVNLDPFGDVRLPSLTSVDFRIDRNFKFGRITLRPTVDVFNLTNANTELARRRLQASSVANNISGIIAPRVARFGVSVRW, encoded by the coding sequence ATGACGTTTAGAACCGCGCTAGTCGCGTCGGCGCTGCTGCTCATCGTGGGCATCAGTACCGCCGCTGCCCAGCAGACCGGCGAAATCTTCGGTCGTGCTGCCGATCGTTCGGGAGCCGTGCTCCCGGGCGTGACCGTTACCGTGGCGGGCTCGGCCCTGATCCAGCCCCGCGTCTCGGTAACCTCGGAGACCGGCAGCTACCGCGTGCCCGAGCTGCCGATCGGCACCTACACGGTGACGTTCGAGCTGCCCGGCTTCCGCACCATGGTCATGCAGGACATTCGCGTCACCATCGGCTTCCGCGCCCAGGTCAACGGCTCGCTCGAGCTGTCGTCGGTGCAGGAAACCGTGACCGTGACCGGCGAAAGCCCGCTGGTCGACACGCGTGAAACCGGCACCAAGACCAGCTTCGACCTCGAGACGATGCAGAACATCCCGTCGGCGCGCGACCCGTGGGTCATGCTCGAGCGCACGCCCGGCATCACCATGGACCGCTCCAACGTCGGCGGCAGCCAGTCGGGCCAGCAGTCCGGCTACATCTCGCGCGGCGCCAGCACCGGCAACAACAAGTGGTCGATCGACGGCGTTGACATCACCGACATGTCGGCGACCGGCGCGTCCCCGATTTACTACGACTTCGACATGCTCGAGGAAATGCAAATCACGACGGGCGGCGCCGACGTCACCCAGCAGACCGGCGGCGTCGGCATCAACCTGGTGATGAAGAGCGGCACCGACAAGTTCAAGGGCTCGGCCCGCTACTACAACACCGACGAGAAGTTCCAGGCCGACAACGTCGATGACGAGATCCGCGCCGACGGCGCCGGCTCGGGCGCGCCGATCCAGAACATCCAGGATCGCGGCTTCGAAGTGGGCGGCCCGATCAAGGCCGGCAAGGCGTGGTATTGGGGCAGCTACGGCGCCCAGAACATCAAGGTCGGCGTGGTCGGCTTCTACAAGAACGACCCGGCCTGCGGTCCTCCCCGGCCGACCGAGACCGACGCGGTGCGCGCCTGTCTCCAGACCGACCTGACGGAGCTGAACAACTACAACTGGAAGCTCCAGTACGTGCCGTTCACCAACAACAAGCTGACGTTCCAGAACACCTGGGCGGAAAAAGTCCGCAACGCGCGCGACGGTTCGGTCACGCGCCCGGTCGAGACCACCTTCCGCCAGAAGGCGGTGTCGAGCGACTTCGGTGCCTTCGGCTGGATCACCGGTCCCTCGCCGTTCTGGAAGGCCAGCGATCAGCACGTGTTCAGCGATCGCCTGCTGATGGACGTGATGTGGTCGCACCTGGGCAACAACTTCGCCCTCGACTTCCACGAAGACTCGCTGCGCGACGTGCAGGCGGCCTTCGAGACCTCCACGGGCGGCTGGTCGCGTTCGTACCAGTCGTCGTCATTCCTGCGCCCGACCAACAGCTTCGACGTCACCAGCAGCTACTTCCTGCCGAATTCGATGGGCGGCGATCACGCGTTCAAGATCGGCTACCGCTGGCGCTCGGCCCACACCAAGAGCCTGAACCACCGCGGCGGCTTCGTCGATGCGCGCTTCACCAACGGCGTCGCCAACTCCGCCGACCTGTGGCGCGACGGCAACGCCATCGCCCACCTGGATACCCACGCGGTCTACCTGCAGGACACCTTCACGAAGGGTCGCGTGACGCTGAACCTCGGCTTCCGGTTCGACCGGCAGGACGACACGGCGATTGCCGCCGACGTGCCCAATAACCCGCTCGCGCCCACGCAGCTGCCGGCCATCAGCTTCCCCGGCGCCGATGCCGACGTGACGTGGAATGACTTCTCGCCGCGCGTGGGTATGACCTACGACTTCACCGGCGACGGCAAGACGGTGGGTTCGGCGTCCTACGCGGCCTACTACGGCCAGATGGCGCCCGGCCAGCTGTCGAGCGTGCTCGCCGCGACCGGCGCGATCTTCGTGCGCTACCCGTGGACCGACGCCAACGGCGACAAGTTCGTCTCGGCCAACGAGCTCGACTTCAACACCATCCTGAGCCGCAGCGCGGCCTACGATCCGGCGAACCCCGGCAACTTCCGCACCGCCGGCACGGTGGACCCCAACGTCAAGAACGACCAGACCCGCGAGTTCATCGTCGGCATCGATCGCCAGATCGGCAACGTGATGGCCGTGGGCGCCAGCTACATCTGGCGCAAGTACGATCGGTTCTTGTGGAACGATCGCACCAACTGGACCAGCGCAAACTACCGCTCCGTCGCCTACACCCCGACGGGCTGCCCGGCCGACGGCCGCTGCGAGCCGATCACCTACTACGAGCCCTCGAGCGCGCTGCCCGCGCCGTTCCAGTACACCAACGTGCCGGACCGCTGGCGCGACTTCAACGGCTTTGAGCTGACCTTCGCCAAGCGCATGTCGAACCGCTGGTCGATGAACGCCAGCTACGCCTACAACGACGCGGTGGACGTGTGGGATTCGCCCGCCTCGTATGAAGACCCGACCTGCACCGTGGCCAGCTGCCCCGGCGAGCAGGTCTACGCGCCGGAAGCGGGCGGCAGCGGCATCGACAACGTGTTCGTCAATGCCAAGTCGCTGGTCAAGGTGTCGGGCACGTATGCCCTGCCCTACGGCATCAACGTCGCCGGTTCGGTCAACTCGCGCCAGGGCTACCCCTTCCCGGCCGCCATCCGCACCCCCAACCGCGCCAACTCGGGCGGCCAGGCGGACGTCAACCTGGATCCGTTCGGCG